In Barnesiella propionica, a single genomic region encodes these proteins:
- the ilvD gene encoding dihydroxy-acid dehydratase, with amino-acid sequence MKNELRSASSTQGRRMAGARALWRANGMKAEQMGKPVIAIVNSFTQFVPGHVHLHEIGQKVKAEIERLGCFAAEFNTIAIDDGIAMGHDGMLYSLPSRDLIADSVEYMVNAHKADAMVCISNCDKITPGMLMAAMRLNIPAIFISGGPMEAGYDDDRPVDLIDAMIESADESVSDEQVARVERSACPTCGSCSGMFTANSMNCLNEAIGLALPGNGTIVATHVNREKLFMKAAEQIVRNCYAYYGEGDESVLPRSIATREAFLNAMTLDIAMGGSTNTVLHLLAIAHEAEVNFTLQDIDMLSRKSPVLCKVAPNSHYHIQDVNRAGGILSILGILARQGLLYTSVRRVDGYSMAEAIERYVPGENEYSGEAEILWKSAPGNRFNLKMGSQENYYDTLDLDRTNGCIRDFSHAYVRDGGLAVLYGNIAEDGCVVKTAGVDESIFRFTGIARVFESQEAACEGILRGKVKKRDIVVITYEGPKGGPGMQEMLYPTSYIKSKHLGKECALLTDGRFSGGTSGLSIGHISPEAAAGGNIGLVRDGDIIKIDIPARSIQVIVGKEELEKRREEEMRRGKDAFTPHHRVRTVSKALRAYAAMVSSANKGGVRMI; translated from the coding sequence ATGAAAAACGAATTGCGAAGTGCATCGAGTACGCAGGGACGCCGTATGGCGGGAGCGCGAGCTTTGTGGAGAGCTAACGGAATGAAGGCTGAACAGATGGGAAAGCCTGTCATAGCCATTGTCAATTCTTTTACCCAGTTTGTGCCGGGCCACGTACATTTGCATGAAATAGGTCAAAAGGTGAAAGCGGAGATCGAGCGTTTGGGGTGTTTTGCTGCGGAGTTCAATACAATAGCTATAGACGATGGTATAGCCATGGGGCATGACGGTATGCTTTATTCGCTGCCGTCCCGTGATCTTATCGCCGATAGCGTTGAATATATGGTGAATGCGCATAAGGCGGACGCTATGGTTTGTATCAGTAACTGCGATAAAATTACGCCGGGGATGCTTATGGCGGCGATGAGGTTGAATATTCCTGCTATTTTTATTTCGGGCGGCCCTATGGAAGCCGGATACGATGATGACAGGCCTGTTGACCTGATAGATGCCATGATAGAGTCGGCAGATGAATCGGTCAGTGATGAACAGGTCGCCCGTGTAGAGAGGTCGGCCTGTCCTACCTGCGGTTCCTGTTCCGGCATGTTCACCGCCAATTCCATGAATTGCCTTAACGAAGCCATCGGATTAGCATTGCCCGGTAACGGGACTATTGTAGCCACACATGTGAACCGTGAAAAGTTATTTATGAAAGCGGCGGAACAGATCGTCAGGAATTGTTACGCTTATTACGGAGAAGGAGATGAGAGTGTATTGCCCCGCAGCATAGCGACGCGGGAAGCGTTCCTGAATGCCATGACACTGGACATTGCAATGGGTGGTTCTACCAATACGGTTTTACATTTACTGGCTATCGCCCATGAAGCTGAAGTGAATTTTACGTTGCAAGATATCGACATGTTATCTCGTAAATCTCCGGTGTTGTGTAAGGTCGCTCCTAATTCCCATTATCATATACAGGACGTGAACCGTGCCGGAGGTATATTATCTATATTAGGCATACTGGCCCGTCAGGGTTTATTGTATACGTCGGTACGCCGTGTAGACGGTTATTCTATGGCCGAAGCCATAGAGCGCTATGTCCCGGGGGAAAACGAATATTCCGGAGAAGCAGAGATTTTATGGAAGAGTGCGCCGGGTAACCGTTTTAATTTGAAGATGGGTTCCCAGGAAAATTATTACGATACGCTGGATCTCGACAGGACGAATGGCTGTATCCGGGATTTCAGTCATGCGTATGTCCGTGACGGAGGTCTTGCCGTCCTTTATGGTAATATCGCTGAAGACGGATGTGTAGTGAAGACTGCCGGGGTAGATGAAAGCATTTTTCGCTTTACCGGTATAGCCCGGGTGTTTGAATCGCAGGAAGCTGCTTGTGAAGGTATTCTGAGGGGGAAAGTGAAAAAGCGCGATATTGTCGTTATCACTTACGAGGGCCCCAAGGGTGGTCCCGGTATGCAGGAAATGCTTTATCCTACTTCCTATATTAAATCGAAACATTTGGGGAAAGAATGTGCCTTGCTCACGGACGGACGTTTTTCGGGAGGTACATCCGGATTATCAATAGGCCATATATCGCCGGAAGCTGCTGCAGGAGGAAACATCGGTCTGGTACGGGACGGAGATATTATAAAAATAGATATTCCTGCACGTTCCATTCAGGTAATAGTGGGTAAGGAGGAGCTGGAGAAAAGAAGAGAGGAGGAAATGAGAAGAGGAAAAGATGCTTTTACACCGCATCACAGGGTCCGGACCGTATCCAAAGCTTTGCGGGCCTATGCCGCTATGGTGTCTTCGGCGAATAAAGGCGGCGTGAGAATGATATGA
- the ilvN gene encoding acetolactate synthase small subunit, translating into METTLYTVTVYSENQVGLLNQISIIFTRRRLNIESLSVSASAIQGVHKFTITTYSDRETMEKLVKQIEKRIDVLRAFFYTDDEIVYQEIALYKVPTDKLLDDRNIEDLVRKFNARILEVNRIYTVIEKSGHPEETQELFEELSKYDVMQFVRSGRVAITKSTVEHVSLFLQEQEDRKNEL; encoded by the coding sequence ATGGAAACAACATTATATACTGTAACCGTTTATTCCGAGAATCAGGTGGGTTTGCTGAACCAGATATCCATTATTTTTACCCGTCGGCGTCTTAATATAGAAAGCCTGTCGGTATCGGCTTCCGCCATACAAGGGGTACATAAGTTCACTATTACGACATACAGCGACCGCGAGACTATGGAGAAACTGGTCAAGCAGATAGAGAAACGTATCGATGTCTTGCGGGCGTTCTTTTACACCGACGACGAGATCGTTTACCAGGAGATTGCTTTATATAAAGTCCCGACCGATAAGTTGCTGGATGACCGCAATATCGAGGATCTGGTACGCAAATTTAACGCGCGTATACTGGAAGTAAACCGTATTTATACCGTTATAGAGAAATCGGGCCATCCTGAAGAGACTCAGGAGTTGTTCGAAGAACTCAGCAAATACGATGTCATGCAGTTTGTACGTTCGGGCCGGGTGGCTATAACGAAGTCTACAGTAGAACATGTAAGTTTGTTCCTTCAGGAACAGGAAGATCGTAAAAATGAACTTTGA
- the ilvB gene encoding biosynthetic-type acetolactate synthase large subunit, with the protein MSQDKIPGSEILMRSLIAEGVDTIFGYPGGAIMPVFDRLFDYKDTLRHILVRHEQGATHAAQGYARVSGKTGVVLVTSGPAATNIITGVSDAMMDSTPLVVITGQVFSSLLGSDAFQETDVVGITQPVTKWSYQIRSTQDISWAVARAFYIANSGRPGPVVLDFAKDAQTGTAEYKYEKCNYIRSYNPYPKVNIDEIARAAKLINEAEKPLILAGQGVLLGNAEEELVRFAEKGGIPVAATLLGLSCMPYNHPLYKGMLGMHGNIGPNIKTNECDVLIAVGMRFDDRVTGDLNTYAKQAKIIHLDIDPSEFDKNVKTDVPVLGNAKETLSVLYEKIKPNDHTRWLESFSACEKTEEEKVIKIEAYPEEGLMKMGEVARKVSEATGNAAVLVTDVGQNQMLSSRYFKFTLPRSLVTSGGLGTMGFGLPAAIGAKLGAPGRTVCLFLGDGGLQMTIEELGVIMQYGIDVKIILLNNNFLGMVRQWQQLFFGERYSETPMLNPDFITIASAYGIAGENVETREELDGAIERMLAHEGAYMLNVQIEPGGMVFPMTPAGSCVTNIMLNSTEKY; encoded by the coding sequence ATGAGTCAGGATAAAATACCCGGTTCCGAAATACTGATGCGTTCATTGATAGCCGAGGGGGTAGATACGATATTCGGGTATCCCGGAGGAGCCATTATGCCGGTATTCGACCGTCTTTTCGACTATAAAGATACGTTACGCCATATTCTTGTCCGCCATGAGCAGGGAGCGACACATGCGGCGCAAGGTTATGCCCGGGTATCGGGGAAGACGGGAGTGGTACTGGTTACTTCCGGGCCGGCAGCTACCAATATTATTACGGGAGTGTCGGACGCTATGATGGACAGTACCCCCCTAGTGGTCATTACCGGTCAGGTATTTTCGTCTTTGCTGGGAAGCGATGCTTTTCAAGAAACCGATGTAGTGGGTATTACCCAGCCGGTGACGAAGTGGAGTTACCAGATACGGAGTACGCAGGATATTTCCTGGGCTGTTGCCCGTGCTTTTTATATAGCGAATTCGGGACGTCCGGGGCCGGTCGTACTTGATTTTGCGAAAGATGCACAAACGGGGACGGCAGAATATAAATATGAAAAATGTAATTATATACGGAGTTATAATCCGTACCCAAAGGTGAATATTGATGAAATTGCCCGGGCCGCTAAACTTATAAATGAAGCTGAGAAACCATTGATCTTGGCGGGACAAGGTGTGCTGCTGGGAAATGCGGAGGAAGAACTGGTCCGTTTCGCCGAAAAGGGGGGAATACCTGTTGCTGCTACATTGCTGGGGCTGTCTTGTATGCCGTATAATCATCCTTTGTATAAAGGGATGTTGGGAATGCACGGTAATATAGGACCTAATATCAAGACGAACGAGTGTGATGTGCTTATAGCGGTGGGTATGCGTTTCGACGATCGCGTGACAGGAGATTTGAATACATATGCTAAGCAGGCAAAAATCATACATCTCGATATAGATCCCTCGGAGTTTGATAAGAATGTGAAAACCGATGTACCGGTCTTGGGGAACGCGAAAGAAACTTTATCTGTTTTGTATGAAAAAATAAAGCCGAACGACCATACCCGTTGGCTGGAATCTTTTTCTGCCTGTGAGAAGACCGAGGAGGAAAAGGTTATAAAGATAGAAGCTTATCCCGAAGAAGGTCTTATGAAAATGGGAGAAGTGGCCCGTAAAGTATCGGAGGCTACCGGGAATGCAGCGGTATTGGTCACCGACGTGGGACAAAACCAGATGCTTTCGTCCCGGTATTTTAAATTTACTCTGCCTCGCAGCCTGGTAACTTCCGGAGGATTAGGGACGATGGGATTCGGTCTTCCGGCTGCCATAGGAGCCAAGCTGGGAGCTCCCGGACGTACAGTCTGCCTGTTCTTGGGTGACGGTGGATTGCAAATGACGATAGAGGAGCTGGGAGTTATTATGCAGTATGGTATTGATGTGAAAATCATTTTATTGAATAATAATTTCCTGGGAATGGTACGGCAATGGCAACAACTCTTTTTCGGTGAACGTTATTCAGAGACTCCTATGCTCAATCCTGATTTCATAACTATTGCTTCGGCATACGGAATAGCCGGCGAGAATGTGGAAACCCGGGAAGAACTGGACGGGGCGATTGAAAGGATGCTGGCTCATGAAGGAGCTTATATGCTGAACGTACAGATAGAGCCGGGCGGTATGGTATTTCCGATGACGCCTGCCGGTTCTTGTGTGACGAATATCATGTTGAACTCGACCGAAAAATATTGA